Proteins found in one Deltaproteobacteria bacterium IMCC39524 genomic segment:
- a CDS encoding CpaF family protein: MAIKNMLSRKTTENDTSVVTQTEHSNFYHEVKRKIHGRLVEEANLAALDTLEPGEIKAEIENVVEYYLRDEKALLNDNERKHIIDEILDELTGLGPLEPFFKDPTVSDVLVNTYKDIYVERFGLIEKTKSRFIDDVHLRNIIDRIISRIGRRIDESSPMVDARLPDGSRVNAIIPPLAIDGPMLSIRRFAVKPLIMQDLINYKALTPEIAQLLSGCVKAKMNIMISGGTGAGKTTLLNILSANIPANERIITIEDSAELQLQQPHVIRLETRPPSVEGTGQVTSRDLVRNTLRMRPDRIVVGEVRGAEAFDMLQAMNTGHDGSLTTIHSNSPRDSLTRLESMILMTGVNLPEKAMRFMVSSALDVVIQASRMTDGSRKITSVAEVVGMEGDVITLQDIFVFERQGLDKDGKVVGEHRSTGIRPKFTERLEMAGIEVPENLFNNF, from the coding sequence ATGGCAATCAAAAACATGCTCAGTAGAAAAACTACTGAAAACGATACAAGCGTTGTTACGCAAACAGAACACTCCAACTTCTACCATGAAGTTAAAAGGAAAATTCACGGCCGGCTGGTAGAAGAAGCGAATCTCGCAGCACTTGACACCTTAGAGCCGGGTGAGATCAAAGCTGAAATCGAGAATGTTGTAGAATACTACCTGCGCGATGAAAAAGCCCTTCTCAACGATAATGAGCGTAAACATATCATCGATGAGATCCTCGATGAGCTAACCGGTCTAGGCCCTCTGGAACCATTCTTCAAGGACCCAACGGTCAGCGATGTTCTCGTCAACACCTACAAAGACATTTATGTTGAGCGCTTTGGCCTGATCGAAAAGACAAAATCACGCTTCATCGACGATGTTCATCTTCGTAACATTATAGACAGGATAATTTCACGCATAGGCCGTCGTATTGATGAATCTTCACCGATGGTTGACGCTCGACTACCCGATGGATCACGTGTCAATGCCATCATCCCTCCCCTGGCTATTGACGGTCCTATGCTCTCCATTCGAAGGTTTGCCGTAAAGCCTTTAATAATGCAGGACCTGATTAACTACAAAGCTCTTACGCCTGAGATTGCACAACTTCTGTCAGGTTGTGTCAAAGCCAAGATGAACATCATGATCTCCGGTGGAACCGGGGCAGGTAAAACAACGCTGTTGAATATACTCTCTGCTAACATCCCCGCTAATGAGCGAATCATAACCATCGAAGACTCGGCAGAATTGCAGTTACAGCAGCCGCATGTCATACGTCTGGAAACACGACCACCAAGCGTTGAGGGGACTGGGCAAGTCACATCACGAGATCTGGTCCGAAACACACTGCGGATGCGCCCTGACAGAATCGTTGTCGGTGAGGTCCGTGGCGCAGAGGCCTTCGATATGCTACAGGCCATGAATACGGGCCACGATGGATCCTTGACAACCATTCACTCAAACAGCCCACGAGACTCACTCACTCGCCTTGAATCAATGATCCTTATGACCGGAGTTAACCTACCAGAAAAAGCCATGCGTTTCATGGTTTCGTCTGCACTTGACGTGGTTATTCAGGCTTCTCGAATGACCGACGGAAGCCGCAAAATAACCTCGGTTGCCGAGGTAGTTGGCATGGAAGGCGATGTTATCACCCTTCAGGATATTTTCGTTTTTGAGCGTCAAGGTTTGGATAAAGACGGCAAGGTGGTAGGAGAACATCGGTCGACTGGAATTCGGCCAAAATTCACAGAACGTTTAGAAATGGCAGGGATTGAAGTGCCTGAGAACCTGTTCAACAATTTCTGA